A window of the Vigna angularis cultivar LongXiaoDou No.4 chromosome 3, ASM1680809v1, whole genome shotgun sequence genome harbors these coding sequences:
- the LOC108325991 gene encoding ABC transporter G family member 24 isoform X3 gives MCRWSTNSKHLWVSIVLFSLFLWMTQLQCQQMNDYDQIDSPAVLPLVTQLVYSQISNLTSIISQEISRESTFCVKDPDADWNQAFNFSTDLDFLASCIKKTRGDIAKRLCTAAEVKFLLDSLLAKSLSANYLKPNKNCNLTSWVSGCEPGWACSDLSSQKVDLKNSKEIPARTSNCQPCCEGFFCPHGITCMIPCPLGSYCPLAKLNKTTGVCEPYLYQLPPMQPNHTCGGANVWADVSSSSDIFCSAGSYCPTTTKRISCSSGHYCRMGSTSEKRCFKLSSCNSNTATQNMRAYGIMLIAALSTLLLIIYNCSDQVLTTRERRVAKSREAAARSARKTANARQRWQFAKDATKKGAVGLQAQLSRTFKKDAANLEKFKILKQANSEADVELLSHPRPKTSSMVASSSVATNKKGKEPSGLMQMIHEIENDPDIDDIENDPDTEIETRGKSVTANVSKGKQPHTHSQIFKYAYSQLEKEKAQQKENKKLTFSGVIKMATNTERRKRPLIEISFKDLTLTLKAQNKHILRYVTGKIKPGRITAVMGPSGAGKTTFLSALAGKALGCSVTGSILINGRNESIHSFKKITGFVPQDDIVHGNLTVEENLWFSAQCRLSVDLSKPEKVLVVERVIEFLGLQSVRNSLVGTVEKRGISGGQRKRVNVGLEMVMEPSLLILDEPTSGLDSASSQLLLRALRREALEGVNICMVVHQPSYALYKMFDDLILLGKGGLTVYHGSAKKVEEYFLGLGINIPERINPPDYFIDILEGLTTPGGSSGLSYKDLPVRWMLHNGYPIPLDMRQNAVQYDMSHSVNSANEIDPHGSGHADKTFAGELWQDMRNNVELRGEKIRHNFFKSKDLSDRKTPGVFKQYKYFLIRVGKQRLREARMQAIDYLILLLAGACLGSLTKGSEQTFGAAGYTYTVIALFCAK, from the exons ATGTGTAGGTGGAGCACCAATTCAAAGCATTTGTGGGTGTCCATTGTGCTTTTCAGCTTGTTCCTCTGGATGACGCAGTTGCAGTGCCAACAAATGAATGACTATGACCAAATTGATAGCCCTGCCGTTCTTCCCCTCGTCACTCAGCTTGTGTACAGTCAAATCTCCAATTTGACATCAATCATCAGCCAGGAAATTAGCAGGGAGTCCACTTTCTGTGTCAAAGATCC gGATGCTGATTGGAATCAAGCATTTAATTTTTCAACAGATTTGGACTTCTTGGCATCTTGCATTAAGAAGACTAGAG GAGATATTGCAAAACGTTTGTGTACAGCAGCAGAAGTGAAGTTTTTATTGGATAGTTTATTGGCGAAATCCTTAAGTGCCAATTATTTAAAGCCTAACAAGAACTGCAATTTAACCTCGTGGGTCTCTGGTTGTGAGCCAGGATGGGCCTGTAGTGATCTCTCAAGCCAGAAGGTTGATCTTAAAAATTCCAAGGAGATACCTGCAAGAACTTCAAACTGTCAACCATGTTGTGAAGGCTTCTTTTGTCCTCATGGTATCACATGCATGATAC CATGCCCTCTAGGTTCATATTGTCCTCTTGCTAAACTCAATAAAACAACTGGCGTATGTGAACC ATATCTTTATCAGCTGCCTCCAATGCAGCCAAATCATACCTGTGGTGGAGCAAATGTTTGGGCTGACGTTAGTAGCAGTAGTGACATATTTTGCTCAGCTGGATCGTATTGTCCAACCACCACAAAAAGAATTTCTTGCAGTAGTGG ACATTACTGCAGGATGGGTTCCACATCCGAGAAAA GATGCTTCAAGTTGAGTTCATGTAATTCAAACACAGCAACCCAAAATATGCGTGCATATGGAATTATGCTCATT GCTGCTTTGAGTACTTTGCTACTCATTATTTACAATTGTTCTGACCAAGTTCTCACTACTAGGGAAAGAAGAGTAGCCAAATCTAGAGAAGCAGCAGCTAGAAGTGCAAGGAAGACTGCAAATGCGCGCCAAAGATGGCAATTTGCAAAAGATGCAACTAAGAAGGGTGCAGTGGGGCTGCAAGCTCAACTATCTCGCACCTTCAAGAAGGATGCAGCAAATCtggaaaaatttaaaattctgaaACAAGCAAATTCTGAAGCAGACGTTGAATTGTTATCACATCCACGACCTAAAACTTCAAGCATGGTTGCAAGTTCATCTGTGGCAacaaataaaaagggaaaagaacCCAGTGGTCTGATGCAGATGATACACGAAATTGAAAATGATCCTGATATTGATGATATTGAAAATGATCCTGATACAGAAATAGAAACTAGAGGTAAAAGTGTCACAGCAAATGTGTCAAAGGGAAAACAACCACATACTCATAGCCAAATTTTTAAGTATGCATATTCTCAGCTTGAAAAAGAGAAAGCTcagcaaaaagaaaacaagaagcTTACCTTCTCGGGGGTAATTAAAATGGCGACAAACACTGAAAGAAGGAAAAGGCCTTTAATTGAAATTTCTTTCAAGGATCTGACTCTTACATTGAAAGCTCAAAACAAGCATATATTGAGATATGTTACCGGGAAAATTAAACCTGGCCGCATCACAGCTGTCATGGGTCCATCAGGGGCCGGCAAGACAACATTTCTTTCAGCTCTAGCTGGAAAGGCATTAGGATGCTCGGTCACTGGTTCAATTCTTATAAATGGAAGGAATGAATCAATCCATTCCTTTAAGAAAATTACTGGCTTTGTGCCACAAGATGATATAGTTCATGGAAACCTAACAGTGGAAGAGAATCTCTGGTTCAGTGCACAGTGCAG GCTATCTGTTGACTTGTCAAAACCAGAAAAAGTTCTGGTTGTCGAAAGAGTTATTGAATTCTTGGGGCTTCAATCAGTGCGTAATTCCTTGGTTGGAACTGTGGAAAAGCGAGGGATCTCTGGAGGCCAAAGGAAGCGTGTAAACGTTGGATTGGAAATGGTTATGGAACCTTCACTATTGATCTTGGATGAACCCACATCTGGCTTAGACAGTGCATCTTCTCAGCTGCTTCTAAGAGCACTAAGACGCGAAGCTCTTGAGGGAGTGAACATTTGCATGGTGGTTCACCAACCCAG CTATGCTTTGTACAAGATGTTTGATGACCTGATACTTCTGGGAAAAGGTGGTCTTACTGTCTATCACGGATCTGCAAAGAAAGTTGAAGAATACTTTTTGGGCCTGGGGATCAACATTCCAGAGCGGATTAATCCTCCAGATTACTTCATTGACATTTTGGAGGGCCTGACAACACCTGGTGGAAGCTCAGGACTTAGTTACAAGGACCTGCCAGTTAGATGGATGCTTCATAACGGATATCCAATACCTCTTGACATGAGGCAGAATGCGGTTCAATATGATATGTCACACAGTGTAAATTCAGCTAATGAAATTGATCCCCATGGATCCGGTCATGCAGACAAAACCTTTGCTGGAGAATTATGGCAAGACATGAGAAACAATGTGGAACTGAGGGGGGAGAAGATAagacacaatttttttaaatccaagGATTTATCTGACCGGAAAACTCCTGGCGTTTTCAAGCAATATAAGTATTTTCTTATACG GGTTGGGAAGCAGCGTTTACGAGAAGCTAGGATGCAAGCCATAGATTATCTTATTTTGTTACTTGCTGGAGCCTGCTTAGGATCACTTACAAAAGGCAGTGAGCAAACGTTTGGTGCAGCTGGTTACACCTATACGGTGATTGCT CTCTTCTGTGCAAAATAG